The following are from one region of the Sphingomonas oryzagri genome:
- a CDS encoding HdaA/DnaA family protein, protein MSQIALPLDWPEDERDDQFILSDANAAVAKHLEHWALWPVPITILTGPRKSGRSLLARLFAQKTGGRLIDDAWKADEETIFHAWNAAMTSRRPLLIVADAAPPEWRVALPDLASRLTATPRVAILPPDDDLLRALIERGLAHRGLPAPPTLIAWLGARIERSYVGILSAVDALDRASLTRHHRLTIPLARDALLQAGVIDDS, encoded by the coding sequence GTGAGCCAGATCGCCCTCCCGCTGGACTGGCCGGAGGACGAGCGCGACGACCAGTTCATCCTGTCCGACGCCAACGCCGCCGTGGCGAAGCATCTGGAGCATTGGGCGCTCTGGCCGGTGCCGATCACCATCCTGACCGGTCCGCGCAAGTCCGGCCGCAGCCTGCTCGCCCGCCTGTTCGCGCAGAAGACCGGCGGCCGGCTGATCGACGATGCGTGGAAGGCGGACGAGGAAACGATCTTCCACGCCTGGAACGCGGCGATGACGTCAAGACGTCCGCTGCTGATCGTGGCCGATGCGGCGCCGCCCGAATGGCGGGTGGCGCTCCCCGATCTCGCCTCGCGCCTTACCGCGACGCCGCGCGTCGCGATCCTGCCGCCGGACGACGATCTGCTGCGCGCGCTGATCGAGCGCGGCCTCGCGCATCGCGGCCTGCCCGCGCCGCCGACGTTGATCGCCTGGCTCGGCGCGCGGATCGAGCGGAGCTATGTCGGCATACTGTCGGCGGTGGACGCACTCGACCGCGCCTCGCTCACCCGTCATCATCGGCTCACCATCCCGCTGGCGCGGGACGCCTTGCTGCAGGCCGGTGTCATCGACGATTCATGA